The segment AGATAGAGAATTCAGTACATTTTTTATGACAATTGCAATGCCGGTTTCACTATACTTTTCTGAAACATTAGTGTGCTCATGTTCACTTCTTTCTATTGTGCCTGGTCAGCCACTTAAATGTGGAAGCACACAAACAGAATACAATGACAGAAGTCCAAATAGGGCCACTTGTAAAAGAACAGGGCTGTGCAATGAAAGTGACAGAGATGGGCACGTTAATTAGCGAGTCAGTTCATCAGCAAAGTATTTGCTCTACGATGCCCATcaagtagtgatttgtagttaagTCAGTTGAATATATGACCGTCAGTCCTCTGCAACAGTGACTTTATTCACGTTCTACAGCTTCTGTATCATCACCTGGAACTTACCTACAAAAGGAGAGAAATGGGTTACATTTCTGATTCAGCTGCGACCTGACAGTATAGAGAAAATAATGATTCTCTTAAAGCAGCGATacatgccatttttttttaaaacacaggattgaagcagggggttgccagagctgaacctcatttATTTCAGgcctgggaaccccctgcttccagagatacagacctttGTAGGCGTCACCAGCAGCCGCTCGGGtaccagggttcatgtaatgcCAGAGTTCCAAAACTCACGTACCCTGAGGGCCAATAGGAGGCAGCGACATCAGGTTCAGCGTCCTATAGGCACGCGGGAGCTGTACACTTTAAAACACAGGCAGCTCGGCcggagcggctactggcaccccctacggaggtatctccggaagcagggggtccctggggctgaaatgaatggggttaagcTCCAGAGACCACTGCTTCAAGCCTGTGCTAAACAATGAAAAAACGGCATGAATTGCTCCTCTGACCAACCTCTCAGTTGGTATCTACAACAGTAGATGGTGTGTATTGATTAATtcagcaatccccccccccaagcctacATATATGATTATCGCTTATAACTTTAGTATCTTTAcccctaaacatgccctgctctaaaaaataaaaaaataaagttctAGTGTTAAAAATCGTTATTTTCTTAATCTCCCTCtttggttaccatggtaacatttagtctgcacaggctctgtggacatcttcattttaacctcctgaAGACGATGACAACGCTCTAGTTCAGAGGTGGCCAtttccaatcctcaagggccaccaagaggtcaggttttaaggatatccctgcttcagcacgggggggctcaatcagtgtcggagccagctgtgctgaagcagggatatccttaaaacctgacctgttggtggtccttgaggactggagttggccactgctgCTCCGGGTCTTGATTCATATTTACAATGGGAATTGAATGCGCTAATTTAAAGACATGTACTTACATGCAGGCATTACGGAGACCTCTGCAGTCACAATACTCTTTATTCCCACATTTGATAAACCTCCTCTGATTAATCCACACGTGAAGGCTAAATACTGTATAGAGAGGCAAGTTAAAAAGAAAATGAGTAGCCGTCCTGGGGAAATGCTGCACAGATATTAGTGTGGGTGGCTTTAGCTAAACAATATTTTTTTGCTTGTACATGAATAGATGTAGCCAGCTTTATTTTAGTTACGGATACATAGAATATGGTGCTAGAACGCAGAAATTATTAAAGTTTCCATAGGATTAAATGGTAGTGATAAAGAACATCacaagcactgccatctgctgcacttCTTCCCTCGCCTGATGTCTCCAACTCTCCTAtcatgccacttagattgtaagctctccggagcagggatttcctttcctattgtccgaTTTTATTTGTTGCtcatattgtactataattccctgtactgtattgtctcttgtaCAGCGCTAAGTACAGCTgcataaataaagatacatttgATCCTCGGTATCCCACGGCCCGCTTTCCATCAAACGGCTTATCCGACGTCGGAACCGCTTATCCGATGGACACCGCCACCAATTAATATGGACCCGCAATCCAACGGTCGTTAGCGGTACGCTCTATGTCGGATAAGCGAGGATcagctgtacatatatacacatcacaACATATTCCACCAGAACGCTCCAGGAGGCTGAAATAACCTAGGCTCATGTACAATCTGATACATAAAAGAACACTTATTTGTAGGCTGTGATATATTTGAATAGACCATTATTAAAAGTTTAGATCGCCTATACAGTTAGGTTTTTACAGCTCTTTCTGGCGACGGCTCCAGAAGAAAGCTGCGTGATCTTGAAATCTATCATTTTATGTTGATCCAACAAAGGGTATCTCAAGTTTGGAAGATAATGGGAAATCTGAATGCAACTACAAAACATTTCACCGGAACAACATTACAAAAGCAGATGTATGTTGAAGAGGCAAAAACTGATCAATATTTGCACAAAATGTGAAAATAATTAGCAGCAGTAGCAAAATATCCATGGTGGAATAATTATTGCTAGTGAGAGGATATTCAAGTAAATAGCCATTAACAAGCGGTAATAGCCACCCAAGGAACTGCACTGAATACATACCCCAATAAACTTCTTCAGAATTCATAGGAAAGTTTCATGACATCATGCATATACCGGCAGATATTTTTCAGTGCATGAACTTCCTTATTTTAATGTGGATTTTTTTAAACCAAGAGAGTTTAAGGGGTGAAACAAATATACACTAGGATAGATTAAATAGtattaaacatttttattattttgctgcAAATCACTTCATCAGTAGAGATAATAAAACAATGAAGGCacttataaatgtgtgtgtgtgtaccccatATGCTTTATTCTTTGTTGCCAATTATCATCTTCTGAATGTTTTGACTTTATTTATTGCGTACTTCTCTGGTGACCTTGGTTTTAATGACCTCTGCACTCATACATTACCTTAGGCGCATGTTCCATATACTGCTTTCCTGCAGACATCGGCGTTATGAGTCGGAACTTGTTATCCTGAAGCACATAGATACCCTTGAAAAGTAGAAAAACAAGTAGATCTCAAAATTGTATAGACATGAAAACAGAAATATGGCCGGAAGCCAGAGGGGTTAACGTTGATTTATAATAATGAAAACCTCACCACGCCCCCGCTGTTCTGCACAAGTTTGAACATAGTCAGCTACGCATGACAAAACAATGTGTTGGACGTGCCTCTGACCAAATGGGAGATGAACAAACTTCAAGTTGGTATCAAAAAACGCAGCTCATGTATAGAAACCAGCGCTGTATATGAACGAACGTTTAAGCATCAGTGGGTTTAAAGAGACTCCTCCTATTCTCTAAATGTTACTCTAATTAGAGCATTAAACCTTACAAAGAACACTCAAATCTATTAATAATTAGCTTTGTTTAACACTTGCTTTTGCACAGATATCTTGTCACCCCATGAAGACAATAACTAAAACATTGATAATATGGAGATATTGGTTTCCTTTTCATATTGACTTGTTTTGTAGTGAGGATCAGAAGCAGAGCCTGCAGTGTTCTCCTTGCGGTCGCCTTCGCCTGGCACCCTCGCTGCATTGAAGGGCCCTTCTGAATGTCTTTGCTTCTGATCCTGGCTGTGGTCACTATGTGCTTTTACACTGCTGTTGTGGGAGTGTAAATCTCTCATGTTAATCTACTGTGTTTGATATAAACTGTTACACTGTGTGGCGTTTTCGTTCTTTTTAATGGCAGTCCAAACTGGTTTATGGAGGAGAAGCTGATTGAGGGAACGCTTCCTCTGATCAGCTGCTCGTTCTTTGTGCCCCATTTCATCTTTAACATTGTGAGTGAGCTATATCCACGTAACCCATTTAAGGTCATTGCTGTACTGCACTATTTTATTGCCCTTTATATTTTCTGTcactaaatattattattgaagtatttaaactttatacttattaccatatgttttaatttaattggatgtagcattgggcacccccgtcTTTTggtgtatacatttgccatgctcagtagcattccttttgacatatacacacacacagctcaaccgcgatccgttacaacgcaaatctgcttataacgcgatgtaagcgtggctcccaatttttgtatttaggaatactttacaacacgattatcggtatattaaatactttattgtacaatgcatacaattgtacattatttctaacgcgatccgcttatagcgcgatgtgattctttggaccccaagcacagcgttataacggggttcagctgtatatatgatgtggtgggtgttggagtttgagCTTACTTTGTGTGCGAGTCACATTGGAGGAGCCTGTTTGTGCTTTGCCGTCCGCTGGCAGCTTTTTGAGGGGTTTGGGAGAATCCCTTCTGGATGAGCAGCATCAGTTCCTCacaagcaatgtattttgtttgaTATTCATTTTCATTTAGTAGGAatatttgtacacacacacacacacacacacacacacacacactttcttccGTTTATATTGGTTGTGGTTTTTACCACTCACTATTTATGTTTTGAAGTGTCTATTTGCGCTGGAGTTTATTTCCCCTCTATCTTTATGTTGTACCTGGTGATTGGTCCTCAGGTTATCGATTTGCTTTTTGAACACTGTGGTCCAAAAATCTTTGCAGACAAATTTCATTATATCGAGTTCGTCTTTGAACCGGGCTGTGTCCTTGGTAAGTCTAGGGCCAAACAAACAAAAGGATTCATTAGTAGATATTCACATTAATTTACTCCACAGTGCACTGCTGCTCCAATCAATACACTTTCCCGTGTATATCACGCAAATTAAACAAAATGAGCTCTAATGGTGCAAAATAAACATCAAACATGCTTGTGAGAACAGTAAAGAAGCAGCCTCACTTACTGTGTCCGGAAGGATTCGGCGTGAAATACCTCATTTATAAACAAATCTGCCAAAATGTTTGCTACATATGTAAAACAACATCGCATAAAATTTGGTGCCGTTTGTCAACCTCGGGATGTTTAACTCCTCTCTACATGGTCTACAAAATGTTGATTGTGAAAACTGTCGTCTGTTTTATTCCAATCCCATTCtcagccaggggtggccaaccccagtccccaagggccaccaacaggcaaagtattagggatatccctgcgtcagcacaggtggctcagtcctacTGACtaaggctttgcctatagtgccgccgatgggtgacgtcacccgtcgccaccggcgaaagttacgTTTCGCTGGTCGGCGGCATCGCGagattcccgcaatttgatttgttaaaggaccgtcacgtgacgcgacggcccttgaaaaatcaaattttgctggcGGCGGGTTTTGGCGATGGCGCCGTTGcttgtcgccgtcactataagcgcacgcggtggcggcaatgcttttgttttcgggcgaattcgcatcgccgtcgccggcactataagcgcagcctaagccacctgtgctgatgcagggatatccttaaaacctgacctgttggtggcctttgaggacggacgttggctacccctgttctTAGCTATTAAATATATACATCAGGAGACAACTTATGAAATTGGAAAATAAGGTTGACTTTTTACTTTAAAATGCCATTGCCGATAGGTTACTAGGTGGGAAGGAGCCTGTAACCTCGGTGCTGGAatgcaatgcgttgcaggcccctctgcaaAGAAGCGGGCATGGTTCTGTGTACATCGGTCACTCATCTTCAACAAGATCTGTTGCAAACGAAGACCCCGGCGATTAATTTATTATCTTTGACCCGTGCCATTTTGTTTTCTAATAGACTTATTTTGTACATCTGTCTGTGGTCAACCGCCTACACAGAAGCACATACAGACATTGTCTTTTCATAGGGTGCATTCATTTTTCTAGTAACCGATGGGAAATAAACTTGCAGTGTAAAAGTGTGAAGACAAAGTGCTTTGACATTTATGTGCAGACCCCAACTCAACTGATGCCAGTGATGTGTCGAATAGGTTAAATTGAGGCGATCGATCAGTTGAGTgttttaaatacataaaaaataaataaaaagtctaGAGAATGCACGTTTTCACTTATAAGGAGTACTCTGAAGAGGTTAGTGGTTGTCAATCTTGTTTACTCCTGATTTATTCATACCTCTCAACAGTCACAGAACTTACTAGAAAGACTAGGCTTAGGACAAGGCAGACAAAGCAAAAGATTAAAAAATATGGTCTGCTGTTTTAAGTTAGCAATCACAGTTTTAACTTATTACACCTTGGTGAGACTGCATCTATTACTGCAACTCTTAACATACCATGCAAAGTGGCACGTGCTGCTTTAATAATATTCTCACGTGAAATGATGCAGATTGGTCTACCTACCTCTCTATTAAGCCCTGTCCTACTCTAAATCCCATATTTTCCAGTTTGGTGATGCATCTTCCATTTTCCTagaagataaaaaaaatatatatacatctttTAATCTGTCTATGGCATCAGCATAAGGAAAAGTATCAGGTCAAATCAACCTGCAAGCATGGCAATCTATGAACAGTCATAACAGAAGGGCCTGAGGGGCAGCATATGTGTATCCAATAAGCAGGTAAATATTAGACTGGTTATTTGACGTTGCTTGTGCCAATCTAAACAATTGTCACCATAAATTCAAATTATTGAATCATTTGTTTTAATTCAAAAGAAACTACAAAACATGCAAATACATAGAAGAGCACACTTCATATTGTTTGCATCCCATCTGGAAACAACATAAAttaatggcagtggcatgtttaacaGGGTAAGGAGGTGCTTTAcctttgtttatttaaaaaacagaCAAGCGTTTCGAGCTTTTAAAAGGTTTCCATGGTAATTATACATCCAATGCATTGGCGGGCTTCTCATCTCTTATTAATACGACTGTCGGTCCTTTAACTACAGGTACATATGTTCTTTTTTAAATAATGAAAGTTGCCATAATTAGCCAAACAGATAAACATTAAGTgcaataaatactgtatgtagtaaGCCGGAATTTGAcaaaccctttgagtgccgaagGGGCCACGGCACCAGTATGCCACTGCCcctccgatcacgtgaccgttcCGTCACTGATAACATAAGGGGAGTCCTCCCCAGTCTGTTCCTCATCCGTGCAAATCGTGTCATGCAAGACGCAATCTCCCCCTAGCAAAaggagcagccattctttttacTTAGCTACTACATCATTGGACCCCTGGAATTCCAGACCCTATGACATAGTTACCATGTCCTGGGTCACTCAAAGGAAACAAATAAGTacattaataaatcagttttgcagtattagattttttttaaaaagtgttgTTTCACTCTTTGTGCTCTTTTCAatgatttttaatgtattatagctTTCTTGAGTTGCTATAAAAACCATTTAGGAAGCTACATCACTcgctcttttgaaataggcagccatattgggtgccctgggaagcagaatcttCGCAGATCCATCGGCAGCTGAGATAATTACGTCGCCATAAATGTGAAGAAcaggtgcattttttttttttttttaaaagcagcgAGAGGAAATGCTCCTTTAAAGTGTGGTTAAAACTTCCCAAGACAGACAACTACCTTGTAaagttttttacattttctttttgcCAAGTTACTACCACCTTATTTATTTCGATATTGTCCAAAGCAGCTGATCACACTGCGACTCGCTGGAGACCTACATGGACTTGTGTGGGGTTTCGTCCAGTTTCACCTCGATCGGCTGCTTTAGACAATATAGAATTACACCCCAATTCAGAAGTTCAGGGCAACGGTAACTTCACCCCTCTGCTGCTAGCaccccacacaaaaaaaaatagatttttattACAGTAGGTTGGGAgatataactgtgcccaggacacccttgaaaacgagaggttactcaatgcattacgtcctggtaaaacattttataaataaataatactaagAACAACAGGACTCGGGGGCAATCCTACTTTTGATGACACCAAAATATAGACGTAATTGGAGGTGCCTAGTCACTTTAGACGATGTATATTGCAGAATGGTGATTAAGAGATGGGATACCGCTACATAATACACCATATTGCGTTAAAAGGAGCagtaacagagagagagtgtgtgtgtgtgtgtgtgtgtgtgtgtgtgtgtgtgtgtgtgtgtgtgtgtgtgtgtgtgtgtgtgtgtgtgtgtgtgtgtgtgtgtgtgtgtgtgtgtgtgtgtgtgtgtgtgtgtgttctgattCGGGCAACCCACTTGTGTTTCTCATTATACATTTGCAACAGAAGTTTATTTATTGAACTAACCATTTCATTTatctgcaccccccccctcatGCACACCAGCCCCTCCCGCCCCATGCACaccagcctctccccctcccatgcacaccagcctctccccccccccccccatgcacaccagcctctccccccccccatgcacaccagcctctcccccccccccatgcacaccagcctcccccccccatgcacaccagcctcttcccctccccccatgcacaccagcctcttcccctccccccatgcacaccagcctcttcccctccccccatgcacaccagcctcttcccctccccccatgcacaccagcctcttcccctccccccatgcacaccagcctcttcccctccccccatgcacaccagcctcttcccctccccccatgcacaccagcctcttcccctccccccatgcacaccagcctcttcccctccccccatgcacaccagcctcttcccctctccccatgcacaccagcctcttcccctccccccatgcacaccagcctcttcccctcccccccatgcacaccagcctcttcccctcccccccatgcacaccagcctcttcccctccccccatgcacaccagcctcttcccctccccccatgcacaccagcctcttcccctcccccccatgcacaccagcctcttcccctcccccccatgcacaccagcctcttcccctcccccccatgcacaccagcctcttcccctcccccccatgcacaccagcctcttcccctcccccccatgcacaccagcctcttcccctcccccccatgcacaccagcctcttcccctcccccccatgcacaccagcctcttcccctcccccccatgcacaccagcctcttcccctcccccccatgcacaccagcctcttcccctcccccccatgcacaccagcctcttcccctccccccatgcacaccagtctctctcccccccatgcacaccagcctctctcccccccatgcacaccagcctctctcccccccccatgcacaccagcctctcccccccatgcacaccagcctctctccccccccccatgcacaccagcctctctccccccccccatgcacaccagcctctctccccctcccatgcacaccagcctctctccccccccatgcacaccagcctctctcccccccatgcacaccagcctctctccccccccccatgcacaccagcctctctccccccccatgcacaccagcctctctcccccccatgcacaccagcctctctctcccccccccatgcacaccagcctctctctccccccccccatgcacaccagcctctctctctcccccccatgcacaccagcctctctctcccccccccccatgcacaccagcctctctctcccccccccccatgcacaccagcctctctctcaacccccccatgcacaccagcctctctccccccccccatgcacaccagcctctctctccccccccccatgcacaccagcctctctccccccccatgcacaccagcctctctcccccccccatgcacaccagcctctctctcccccccccatgcacaccagcctctctccccccccatgcaaaccagcctctccccccccccatgcacaccagcctctctccccccatgcacaccagcctctctccccccatgcacaccagcctccccctccatgcacacacactacccaGAAAGGACTAACTTACCACATCTCCTTGCTCGGTGGACTTGTAAACACAGGACACGATCtcattgtgcaggagcaggaatAGAGCCTCGTCAGCCATGTCCTGCTTGTTCATGTCTATGGGTTCTCACTGCACCTCTAGCAGGGAGTGGTGGGCGCAGGGTctgatggagtgggggggggggggggtgtgggcgcAGGGTCTGACAGTGGGTGGGGTGGTCTTAGATATGGGAAAGGTGATTGCCCCGGGGCAACCTAGTAACTGCcccagtgacgtcacagccggCACAACTGCCCCATGGAGGGCGAGCAATGGTCCCTGAGCCCGGAGGATAAGGCTATTGCAGAGCCCACCAACTTCACACACAACCTTGACATCCTCTGCCAGGAGTATGCATGGTCACTTCCGTTTCCGGTTTGGGGAGTTTCATAGGAATCAcagttaccatggagacgtgtgTGCTCTGCTATGTTAACAATATGAGTTATTATTTCCTCCttgtaataataatcataatcataataataataaaagcattAAACTCTAAGACAAAAAAAACACCAGTAAAAAAAGGACTTAAAAGAACTCtatggccgcgcttatagtgacggcgaagGCGACGCTGGTGTCACGCTGCggccgctggaaaaatcaaattgaaatgacttccagcgatcgcgaccaagccgtcacatcgctcttactataagcgcacgcgatggcgtcaatgcatttgttttgctgcgccgtcacgtcactgtcgccggcactatacagTAAGTGCGGTCTATGAAGTAGTCTGCTGAATAAATGAGACTGTCTTCCAATAAATGAATCGCTCACTAATCTCTGA is part of the Ascaphus truei isolate aAscTru1 chromosome 9, aAscTru1.hap1, whole genome shotgun sequence genome and harbors:
- the TRAPPC6B gene encoding trafficking protein particle complex subunit 6B is translated as MNKQDMADEALFLLLHNEIVSCVYKSTEQGDVENGRCITKLENMGFRVGQGLIERLTKDTARFKDELDIMKFVCKDFWTTVFKKQIDNLRTNHQGIYVLQDNKFRLITPMSAGKQYMEHAPKYLAFTCGLIRGGLSNVGIKSIVTAEVSVMPACKFQVMIQKL